A stretch of the Streptomyces ortus genome encodes the following:
- a CDS encoding copper amine oxidase, with product MRVNRISRARRRTAVGLSVAALAAGVTTAAGPAVAETRSAPAAAAAADCSAAYKIEQKLATGTTWTMCWHYESEAGLVLENVSYQPKGEAAPIRVLTSAKLAQIHVPYDDGSVEYDDLTGFGFGQGLMEMAPGECPGGAIKTVKVPDAWDPEHPNVKGLCTTTRSRGHAYRMQGDQAGKVYQEQGKDLLVYTVNQVGWYEYMTEWRFQDDGTINMNVGATGSLSPSDYDAGDGRGWPIGKGAKSYATSHSHNVFWRLNFGLDGSSKSKVEQYDSVVSPPAAGGQAPRNKTTRTKVTKELAGDAKNMRWWRVVSTAGKNKDEHARSYEFVPGATSKYSGRSFTKHDIYFTEYKKCEQFASNNIRNCGTGGGKSVDKWVNGQTLSHPVAWVNVGFHHIARDEDQQPMPVHWQGFSIAPRDVTAMNPLTPPELADQNGQVERGS from the coding sequence ATGCGCGTGAACAGAATCAGCCGCGCCCGCCGGCGGACGGCGGTGGGCCTCTCGGTGGCCGCCCTGGCCGCCGGCGTCACGACGGCCGCGGGACCCGCCGTCGCCGAGACCCGGAGCGCCCCCGCGGCAGCTGCCGCCGCCGACTGCAGCGCGGCCTACAAGATCGAGCAGAAGCTCGCCACCGGCACCACCTGGACGATGTGCTGGCACTACGAGAGCGAGGCCGGGCTCGTCCTGGAGAACGTCTCCTACCAGCCCAAGGGCGAGGCCGCGCCGATCCGCGTCCTCACCAGCGCCAAGCTGGCCCAGATCCACGTCCCCTACGACGACGGCTCGGTCGAGTACGACGACCTCACGGGCTTCGGCTTCGGACAGGGCCTGATGGAGATGGCCCCCGGCGAGTGCCCGGGCGGTGCCATCAAGACCGTCAAGGTCCCGGACGCCTGGGACCCGGAGCACCCGAACGTCAAGGGCCTGTGCACCACGACCCGTTCGCGTGGCCACGCCTACCGCATGCAGGGCGACCAGGCGGGCAAGGTCTACCAGGAGCAGGGCAAGGACCTGCTCGTCTACACGGTCAACCAGGTCGGCTGGTACGAGTACATGACCGAGTGGCGCTTCCAGGACGACGGCACGATCAACATGAACGTCGGCGCCACCGGCAGCCTCTCGCCCTCCGACTACGACGCCGGGGACGGCCGCGGCTGGCCGATAGGCAAGGGCGCCAAGTCGTACGCCACCAGCCACAGCCACAACGTCTTCTGGCGGCTCAACTTCGGCCTCGACGGCAGCTCCAAGAGCAAGGTCGAGCAGTACGACTCCGTGGTCAGCCCGCCGGCCGCGGGCGGCCAGGCCCCGCGGAACAAGACCACCCGCACGAAGGTCACCAAGGAACTCGCGGGCGACGCCAAGAACATGCGCTGGTGGCGCGTGGTCAGCACGGCCGGCAAGAACAAGGACGAGCACGCCCGTTCGTACGAGTTCGTCCCCGGTGCCACCTCCAAGTATTCGGGCCGCAGCTTCACCAAGCACGACATCTACTTCACCGAGTACAAGAAGTGCGAACAGTTCGCCAGCAACAACATCCGCAACTGCGGTACCGGAGGCGGCAAGTCCGTCGACAAGTGGGTCAACGGACAGACCCTCAGCCACCCCGTGGCCTGGGTGAACGTCGGCTTCCACCACATCGCCCGGGACGAGGACCAGCAGCCCATGCCGGTCCACTGGCAGGGCTTCTCGATCGCCCCGCGCGACGTCACCGCTATGAATCCGCTCACTCCGCCGGAGCTGGCCGACCAGAACGGGCAAGTGGAACGCGGTAGTTGA
- a CDS encoding SAV2148 family HEPN domain-containing protein, with amino-acid sequence MGSGGLELPPGDGGHEGSSTAAPPGAVSLARPMEIGAELDWGADAWSEVRTRAQRAGRAYIWLNLVEQRLRAVVAAVLRPIYEPVHGDDDWVVAAAGPAGQEWVQRAVAVREVSRRKGYLLDPADDNVLSFLTLPQLRELMVQHWPCFEPYFDERRDVELALDELEVTRNVVSRNRALSEAVLAQAERASAKLLEILGAGSDVPSGRRLPVDAVENLVGDRYADVVAVHSDRVRLLRQFPAEDLFAGSRRLDAIGIGLNLLVQNFSGRRLVRLAESGCRTRLLFLNPASSAVKRRERELGMKRGELSRAVEMNILHMRRVRARLRDPGAFEIQVYDETPRFTAYLVDGDGSDGVAVVQSYLRRTRGMEAPVLVLRGGGRVLKPDEAGEEGLFGTYREEFEVAWADSRPVS; translated from the coding sequence GTGGGGTCCGGAGGGCTGGAGCTGCCCCCTGGTGACGGCGGTCACGAGGGGAGCTCCACAGCTGCCCCACCGGGAGCGGTGTCTCTCGCCCGGCCGATGGAGATCGGCGCGGAGCTGGACTGGGGCGCCGACGCCTGGAGCGAGGTCCGCACACGTGCCCAGCGGGCCGGGCGGGCCTACATCTGGCTGAACCTCGTCGAACAGCGGCTGCGCGCGGTCGTGGCCGCTGTTCTGCGCCCGATCTACGAGCCCGTGCACGGCGACGACGACTGGGTGGTCGCCGCCGCCGGGCCCGCGGGGCAGGAATGGGTCCAGCGCGCCGTCGCCGTCCGTGAGGTCAGCCGCCGCAAGGGCTACCTGCTGGACCCCGCCGACGACAACGTCCTGAGCTTCCTCACGCTCCCGCAGCTGCGGGAGCTGATGGTGCAGCACTGGCCGTGCTTCGAGCCGTACTTCGACGAGCGCCGGGACGTCGAACTCGCCCTGGACGAACTGGAAGTCACCCGCAACGTCGTCTCGCGGAACCGGGCCCTGTCCGAGGCCGTGCTGGCCCAGGCCGAGCGCGCCTCCGCGAAACTCCTGGAGATCCTCGGCGCGGGCAGCGACGTGCCGTCCGGCCGCAGGCTGCCCGTCGACGCCGTCGAGAACCTGGTCGGCGACCGGTACGCCGACGTGGTCGCCGTGCACTCGGACCGGGTGCGGCTGCTGCGTCAGTTCCCCGCCGAGGACCTCTTCGCCGGCTCCCGCCGACTCGACGCGATCGGCATCGGCCTGAACCTCCTCGTGCAGAACTTCTCGGGGCGGCGGCTCGTGCGGCTGGCCGAGTCCGGCTGCCGCACCCGGCTGCTGTTCCTGAACCCTGCGTCCAGCGCGGTGAAGCGACGCGAGCGCGAACTGGGCATGAAGCGCGGCGAGTTGAGCCGTGCCGTGGAGATGAACATCCTGCACATGCGCCGGGTGCGGGCCCGGCTGCGCGATCCCGGCGCCTTCGAGATCCAGGTCTACGACGAGACGCCCCGCTTCACGGCCTACCTCGTGGACGGGGACGGCTCGGACGGCGTGGCGGTCGTGCAGTCGTATCTGCGCCGCACCCGCGGGATGGAGGCGCCGGTACTCGTCCTGCGGGGCGGCGGGCGCGTGCTGAAACCGGACGAGGCGGGCGAAGAAGGGCTGTTCGGGACGTATCGCGAGGAGTTCGAGGTGGCCTGGGCGGATTCGCGGCCGGTGTCCTGA
- a CDS encoding 3'-5' exonuclease, translating to MAWHGELLIGFDLETTGTDPREARIVTGAVIEVRGGEPAGRREWLADPGVEIPADAVAVHGISNERAAREGRPADQVADAIASVLVSYWQSGVPVVAYNAAFDLTLLSAELRRYGLPSLRERLGGIDPGPVIDPYTIDRSVDRYRRGKRNLEAVCAEYGVSLVSAHDATADALAAARLAAAIADRHPKVAAFGPAELHRRQIEWYAQWAADFQSFLRRKGDAEAVVDGVWPVRDLTDQRV from the coding sequence ATGGCTTGGCACGGGGAGCTGCTGATCGGCTTCGACCTGGAGACGACCGGGACCGATCCGCGCGAGGCGCGCATCGTCACCGGAGCGGTGATAGAGGTCCGCGGCGGGGAGCCCGCCGGGCGCCGGGAGTGGCTGGCCGACCCGGGGGTCGAGATCCCCGCGGACGCGGTCGCGGTGCACGGGATCAGCAACGAGAGGGCGGCGCGCGAGGGCAGGCCCGCCGACCAGGTGGCCGACGCGATCGCCTCGGTGCTCGTCTCGTACTGGCAGTCGGGCGTCCCGGTCGTGGCGTACAACGCGGCCTTCGACCTGACCCTGCTCTCCGCCGAACTGCGTAGGTACGGACTGCCGTCACTGCGCGAGCGGCTCGGCGGGATCGACCCGGGGCCGGTCATCGACCCCTACACGATCGACCGCTCGGTGGACCGCTACCGCCGGGGCAAGCGGAATCTCGAAGCGGTGTGCGCGGAGTACGGCGTCTCGCTGGTCTCGGCCCACGACGCCACGGCGGACGCGCTGGCCGCGGCCCGGCTGGCCGCCGCGATAGCCGACCGCCATCCGAAGGTGGCCGCGTTCGGTCCGGCGGAACTGCACCGCCGCCAGATCGAGTGGTACGCGCAGTGGGCGGCGGACTTCCAGAGCTTCCTGCGCCGCAAAGGGGACGCGGAGGCCGTGGTGGACGGCGTCTGGCCCGTCCGGGACCTGACGGACCAGCGGGTCTGA
- a CDS encoding YbaK/EbsC family protein, translated as MSEHDAHDVQHDHDSHDTYQRLITLLDDARVDYELIDHEPEGGTEAVSALRGNPESAAAKCIVLRVKVDRRTTRNVLAVVPGDRRVDLDAVKALYSARYAGFSDAATAERLARSVPGTVLPFSFDKDLEVVADPDVVAQPRLYFNAARLDRSLVVSGADYARLAGPRVERIAGPAAG; from the coding sequence GCACGACGCCCACGACGTCCAGCACGACCACGACAGCCACGACACCTACCAGCGTCTGATCACCCTGCTGGACGACGCCCGCGTCGACTACGAGCTCATCGACCACGAGCCGGAAGGCGGCACCGAAGCCGTCAGCGCGCTGCGCGGCAACCCGGAGTCCGCCGCCGCGAAGTGCATCGTGCTCAGGGTCAAGGTCGACCGGAGAACCACCCGCAACGTGCTCGCCGTCGTCCCCGGCGACCGCCGCGTGGACCTGGACGCGGTCAAGGCGCTCTACTCGGCCCGCTACGCCGGTTTCAGCGACGCGGCCACCGCGGAACGGCTCGCCCGCTCCGTGCCCGGCACCGTCCTGCCGTTCAGCTTCGACAAGGATCTCGAAGTCGTCGCCGACCCGGACGTCGTGGCCCAGCCGCGCCTCTACTTCAACGCGGCCCGCCTGGACCGCTCGCTGGTCGTCTCCGGCGCGGACTACGCCCGGCTCGCCGGACCGCGCGTCGAGCGCATCGCCGGCCCCGCCGCCGGCTGA